In a single window of the Nitrospirota bacterium genome:
- a CDS encoding SCP2 sterol-binding domain-containing protein, giving the protein MNGNHKINVPKDITPLEFFTRFVPENFHRRVKDCDMTEYRPLNLTLQFRITDIPDGEFGVKVIEGTRIEAFHGKMPNPQITYEFPLGHFREAVEGKLPWVPLEMAYNPEALRKGLTSGQVREQMELIGGVKGQAVVSVKREDDRVVDVKMNFHGADEPAIVFNVTHKVVEGIEKNEYTVMEAFMAGKIKLAGPLEFAMHVMALIPEREEQE; this is encoded by the coding sequence ATGAACGGAAACCACAAGATCAACGTGCCGAAAGACATCACGCCGCTGGAGTTTTTCACCCGTTTCGTACCGGAGAACTTTCATCGGCGGGTGAAGGACTGCGACATGACGGAGTATCGGCCGCTCAACCTCACCCTCCAATTCCGGATCACGGATATACCCGATGGGGAATTTGGAGTGAAGGTGATAGAGGGGACGAGAATCGAAGCCTTCCACGGGAAGATGCCGAACCCCCAAATCACATATGAATTTCCCTTGGGCCATTTCCGCGAGGCGGTCGAAGGAAAATTGCCTTGGGTTCCCTTGGAGATGGCCTACAACCCCGAGGCGCTCAGAAAAGGTCTCACGTCTGGCCAAGTGAGAGAGCAGATGGAATTGATCGGCGGCGTGAAGGGTCAGGCCGTGGTAAGTGTGAAACGGGAGGATGACCGGGTCGTGGACGTCAAGATGAATTTTCACGGGGCCGACGAACCCGCGATCGTCTTCAACGTAACCCACAAGGTTGTGGAGGGCATTGAGAAGAACGAATACACGGTCATGGAGGCGTTCATGGCCGGGAAGATCAAGCTGGCCGGTCCGCTCGAATTCGCCATGCACGTGATGGCCCTCATTCCGGAGCGCGAGGAGCAGGAGTAG